In Solanum pennellii chromosome 3, SPENNV200, a single window of DNA contains:
- the LOC107013906 gene encoding LOW QUALITY PROTEIN: probable caffeoyl-CoA O-methyltransferase At4g26220 (The sequence of the model RefSeq protein was modified relative to this genomic sequence to represent the inferred CDS: deleted 1 base in 1 codon) — protein sequence MALSNTEGSKGLLQSRELFEYVLETSVYPREPELLKEIRVITANHPQSLMSTSPDAGQLIALLQKLINAKSTIEIGVFTGYSLLLTALTIPQDGKITAIDMNKDTYEMGLPIIKKAGVEHKINFIQSQALSTLDELLKDDANRGSFDFAFVDADKVNYQKYHERLLQLVKVGGIIVYDNTLWLGTVAMPEEFVKEDLKPTRFYSIEFNKFLANDDRVQISQVPLGDGITICWRL from the exons ATGGCACTTTCAAACACAGAAGGCTCAAAAGGACTGTTGCAGAGTCGAGAATTGTTTGAg TATGTATTGGAGACTAGTGTTTATCCAAGGGAGCCAGAGCTTCTCAAAGAGATCAGAGTTATAACTGCAAATCATCCaca GAGTTTGATGTCT ACTTCACCAGATGCTGGCCAATTGATAGCTCTACTTCAGAAACTAATAAATGCCAAAAGTACAATTGAAATTGGAGTTTTCACTGGATATTCTTTGCTTCTTACAGCACTTACAATTCCTCAAGATGGCAAG ATTACAGCTATAGATATGAACAAGGATACATATGAGATGGGATTACCAATTATAAAAAAGGCTGGAGTTGAGCACAAAATCAACTTCATACAGTCTCAAGCATTATCAACCCTTGATGAACTTTTGAAAGAT GATGCAAATAGAGGAAGTTTTGATTTTGCTTTTGTTGATGCTGACAAAGTTAATTATCAAAAGTACCATGAAAGATTGTTGCAATTGGTGAAAGTTGGTGGTATAATTGTGTATGATAACACACTATGGTTAGGGACAGTTGCTATGCCTGAAGAGTTTGTTAAGGAAGATTTGAAACCAACTAGGTTTTACAGCATTGAATTTAACAAGTTTCTAGCCAATGATGATCGAGTTCAGATTTCTCAAGTCCCTTTAGGTGACGGAATCACCATTTGCTGGCGACTCTAA